The Legionella cincinnatiensis genome includes a region encoding these proteins:
- a CDS encoding UbiX family flavin prenyltransferase, with product MKRKRIIIGITGASGIIYGIRLLELLANTEYETHLIVSKAAQQTRACESELSAADLAKLADKHYPIHDISACISSGSYLTTGMIIAPCSMRTLAEIACGTTSNLLTRAADVILKERRRLVLMVRETPLHLGHIENMKRATEIGAIIAPPTPAFYNNPQTIDDIVTHSIGRVLDLFDIDIESIKRWQGNKKK from the coding sequence ATGAAAAGAAAACGTATTATCATTGGCATCACGGGTGCCTCTGGAATCATTTATGGGATAAGGCTACTTGAGTTGTTGGCCAATACGGAATATGAAACCCACCTTATTGTTTCAAAGGCTGCCCAACAAACTCGTGCTTGTGAATCTGAACTTTCTGCAGCCGATCTTGCTAAACTTGCTGATAAGCATTATCCAATTCATGATATTTCTGCGTGTATTTCCAGCGGATCTTACCTCACTACCGGAATGATTATCGCGCCTTGCTCCATGCGGACACTAGCAGAAATTGCTTGTGGTACAACCTCAAATTTATTGACTCGTGCTGCAGATGTTATTTTGAAAGAACGCAGACGGCTCGTATTGATGGTTCGAGAAACACCATTACATCTCGGTCATATTGAAAATATGAAACGAGCAACAGAAATAGGTGCCATTATCGCGCCCCCTACTCCAGCATTTTACAATAATCCACAAACAATCGACGATATTGTAACCCATAGTATAGGACGTGTTCTCGATTTATTTGATATTGATATCGAGAGCATTAAGCGCTGGCAGGGAAATAAAAAAAAATAA
- a CDS encoding IucA/IucC family protein: MFLSNSHFNELRYQLHSLLLEIGLPLSPKQMGRFLLVSYQQCFNRLQRVALLEGLIDKEITSQSITSYLDFLQLHAKNQTNYGKHWRLLYEELNESIANQALALAYQHQWDKVIKQHAKRHANLWAWLIEHFDQQQILHFLEQWGCIGHPSHPNFRAKIGFNRKEVMQYSPEFNSEVNICWAAVHHSRAFTSTTKTAFHWIFSNHFPKEYGLWSDALRAKQLNPEDYYPFPIHPWQWKNKLKMLAKPLLDTHQFVVNSVYQPTKPSMSFRTMMPLTKHGPHLKLAVGVHTTSSLCTVSPASVSNSSILSQWINELLAQNQYYKGQLFLARDFAGINTSDPSIPDDEKKHLALIVRENPLQWIRLNQKLIPLAALFKRSPLSKKSLLSELIALSHGNPVDYFVDYCRCVLASQLHLSLCYGIAFEAHQQNTLVIFQANRPSGLVIRDLRGIKICSHSLYDKVSKPTLHPDSTIIRPALAELTNKFIDSNLLSNLAYGIHCLAVDHHLAKPFLWQKVRQVLDQLLDELRRESEPRIHDWHRQQLLTQPWQQKCLLTTRFHENKCQDLFSIIRNPLSKS; the protein is encoded by the coding sequence ATGTTTTTATCTAATTCCCACTTTAATGAATTACGCTACCAATTACATTCATTATTATTAGAGATAGGCCTTCCTTTATCGCCCAAGCAAATGGGCCGTTTCCTTCTTGTTTCTTATCAGCAATGTTTTAATCGTTTACAAAGAGTAGCTCTTTTAGAAGGGTTAATTGATAAAGAAATAACAAGTCAATCTATTACTTCTTATTTAGATTTTTTACAGCTTCATGCTAAAAATCAAACAAACTATGGCAAACATTGGCGCTTATTATATGAAGAATTAAATGAGAGTATTGCAAATCAAGCTCTTGCTCTTGCTTACCAACATCAATGGGATAAAGTGATTAAGCAGCATGCAAAAAGACATGCAAATTTGTGGGCTTGGTTAATCGAACATTTTGATCAGCAGCAGATCCTTCATTTTTTAGAGCAATGGGGGTGTATAGGACATCCATCTCATCCTAATTTCCGTGCTAAAATAGGCTTTAATCGTAAAGAGGTCATGCAATATTCTCCCGAATTTAATTCCGAAGTGAATATTTGCTGGGCAGCAGTTCATCATTCACGTGCATTTACTTCCACGACTAAAACTGCTTTTCATTGGATATTTAGCAATCATTTTCCCAAGGAGTATGGCTTATGGAGTGATGCACTTCGAGCAAAGCAATTAAATCCGGAAGATTATTATCCATTCCCGATACACCCTTGGCAATGGAAAAATAAATTAAAAATGCTTGCTAAACCTTTGCTTGATACACATCAGTTTGTGGTTAATTCTGTATATCAACCCACAAAACCCTCTATGTCGTTTCGTACTATGATGCCACTAACAAAACATGGTCCCCATCTTAAATTAGCTGTTGGTGTGCATACTACCTCATCTTTGTGTACCGTCTCCCCTGCCTCTGTGAGCAATTCTTCCATACTCTCACAATGGATTAATGAATTACTTGCGCAAAATCAATACTATAAAGGACAATTATTTTTAGCACGTGATTTCGCGGGGATTAATACCTCAGATCCATCAATTCCAGATGATGAAAAGAAACATTTGGCCCTTATTGTACGAGAAAATCCTTTACAATGGATTAGATTAAACCAGAAACTTATACCTCTTGCGGCTCTTTTTAAACGTTCACCATTAAGTAAAAAATCGTTATTGAGTGAACTTATAGCACTTAGTCATGGCAATCCCGTGGATTATTTTGTGGACTATTGTCGTTGTGTTTTGGCAAGCCAATTGCATTTATCATTATGTTATGGAATTGCCTTTGAAGCGCACCAACAAAACACTTTGGTAATTTTTCAGGCAAATCGTCCTTCAGGTCTTGTGATCCGTGATTTAAGAGGCATTAAAATTTGCAGTCATTCACTTTATGATAAGGTGAGTAAGCCCACACTTCATCCTGATTCAACAATTATTCGTCCTGCGCTTGCTGAACTAACCAATAAATTTATTGATAGCAATTTACTCAGTAATTTAGCTTATGGGATTCATTGCTTAGCGGTAGATCATCATCTTGCAAAGCCTTTCCTTTGGCAGAAAGTAAGACAAGTTCTAGATCAACTTTTAGATGAACTTAGACGTGAATCTGAACCGCGCATTCATGATTGGCATCGACAGCAATTGTTGACGCAACCTTGGCAACAAAAATGTTTATTGACTACACGATTTCATGAAAATAAATGCCAAGACTTATTTTCTATAATTAGAAATCCTTTAAGTAAAAGTTAA